gtctgttattttaaataactgtatgacactattttgttacataaattttaagtgtaaaatatttttttctttcatttataattAGCACTATCTAAatgtaataaaagtattttgacCCAAACATtcgttttattttctatttatgcTACTCTTGATAGTAGAagatagaatataaaaaatataaaaacgaccttcacccatctgtttaatcaATGAAGGTGTTGTATATCAAATTTATATAGTATGTGGAAAAATATATAGTTGTGAGTAGGATgcctaaaaatttcaaattttttttaactatcattactttattatttttcaccCCTTAAACAGATGGGtcaaggtcgtttctaataggGATCTCAGACAATAGGAATcgaccttcacctatctgtttattggatgaaaagtgttttataacaaaactagcggacgcccgtggcttcgtccgcgtggaatagttttttacaaattccgcggaaaacatggatttttccgggatgaaaagtagcctatgtatttaTCCATAGtaatgaagtctgccaatccgcattggaccagtgtggtggactattggcattacttctttctttctgagagcagactcaagctcagcagtgtgccgaatatgggttgataacgagtgGGTCGTGCGTCAATGCTTCAACTAGTGCGCCAATGTGAATAAACCTTAGGGTAgtcttccgttcttggcgatcgcgaccgggtcgcacgacccactcGTTATGACCACCATGAGTTACACCAGGTTACAGTGAATCTGTCATCACAAGGTCTCACTTAATATGGAACattaaaagaaatgtatttattttctgtataacatctttattaaagaaatttttGACAATAACATGATTAAATGTTCATTGATGTAACTGACAAGCTCGTACAGCTATAAGCTGTAGTAAAATAAAGAGAGGTGCAAACACTTCACTGTATTCTATAGCAGAGTCACCTTGGAGCTTTCTGCACAGTAAGAACTTAAACACAAATGTTAAACCTAAAAATATACAACTCCATGATACTCTGTAGAGTGAGGCTTTGTAGGAGACTTCTAAAGTCATTCTTATGCACACTATGCAACAGAAATATGCATTCATAGcatcactcacaaataacggtGCAAATATTGTCCACCATGCACTGTTCACAACACCATCGATTTTGAGGGCTAGCAGTGCAGTGAATATGGCAATTGTTATCAAATTTATCCATATTTCAAACACAGTGAGACCTAACCACTGCACAATCTCGTTTAGTGTGAAAAACATGTTTACTTATTGGCCCCAAGCATTGCGTTCCTGAATACCCGAATGTGAATTGAAGATGAATGTCTGACTTGGGTACCAAAGTCTACATCATCTGTCAGTGGCTCCAGGTCATCTGtcaacaaataattttataaatgttatttgtTTGCTGTGTTCTATAAGATGAAATGTCAGCAGCCTAATTTTAATAACCCACTTTTAGACACAAAGCTTGCTTCTTCTCACCTTTAACTAAAGGCCATTATTATTAAGAATGTTCTAATATCATCATTAGTTTATTTTGAATGGACCACTTCTATACTACAAGGCACAGGCCTGTAAGAGGGGGAGTTGGGGAGGGATTAAGAGACATGATCTCTGAAACAGAGTTGTTACACTGAAATATTCCCAACAGGCTGCTACTaaaatttctttgaagaaaaaCCCATTCTagttaaatcaataataataattagttacacATTCAACAGGTGTGTGCAGTAAATACAAAGATCTGAATCTAGATATTCTGAATGGCCACACTGGAATTTCATGAAGTTGAACAAAGAACCTCCTAATACCACTTCAAAATGCCAACTTACCAATAATATCAACAGTCCCTGTGTTTACTTCAATCTGGCAAGTGCCTGAAAATAGCAATTCCAGCTGGAGGGCTAAGTTACAACATCTCTGTATAGCTGCTCCTAACCCATGCAGTATTATTTCTTTCTCACCCTTCGACAACAGATCACAGCATTTTTCAAGCTGAGCCTAAAACAtgaataattaaatagttttttttttgatttacgACAAGTTAGTAAGCAAACAGTAGCTAAATTTAAGGTTACcttgaaattagtttttttggTTACAAATATGACATTGTCTCCTTCAATAGGTCGCAACGGTAATCTCTTTTTAATGGCATATTTCTTATTTGGGAGGCGTTTAGGATTTCTTTGATCTTGTTTCTTTTTCACATTATTTTCATCTCCCATATTTATGACAATGACAACTTGCTTGACATTGACAAATGACAAACTGAACAGTcattaagttatcacttctgtcgagcgtcccaaGACGCAGTAGTAGTCTGTACGGCGTAAAACTAAATCAAAAAGGTTTTTCTCACCATTTTAGTTAcagactaaactaaaaataagcGAGTATTTGGTGATTTGTAAATATGACATAAAATAATATGGTTTcggttaattttaaattattttttaagcaaTTTAATGGGGCAATAAAGAAGGTAGAAAGGAATGATTGATTATACTGGCTTTCAAATTCGGAGTAGGACTTTGAAATGTTAATATTGGAATATGGGTTGTGTTTGTTGTTCAATAAGTTCGTTTGTGTCCATTATTCTAGATGCTCTCGAAAGGTacctattttattgtattattaccTAGTCGAGCCTCACGGTTCCACTAGTCTTTTTCAGCTTCACTATACCACCACTACCACTAACTGTAcaagtggacgcccgcgacttcgtatcCACTCAGACCCCCATAATCCAGCcgtcgcaaaattcgttcttactCTAAGCGTTCTAACTTCAAACTTTTTCCTTGCCGAATTTTATCTTTACCTTTATGACGTGAGGGTGGCCGTGACTgtgattttatcataattttgtgGAAGAgtaaacacctcgagcaggtccctggacttgggtgtaggtttaagggatgaATTTAtaatgcattaacactcacctcGCTGCTCGACATGTTCTAAatacccacactaaacaatttatgatcaataattataacataaaacataatcaataattatgaataggtagttacaacacaaaacattaaagcacaaaatcactaacacgaTTAGCAGCGTGATgttgttcacgctgcctaactaAGAATTGAATCGTCTAAATACCTCCTTTTTatcataatgtaaataaagaatgttaataccacccttactcgaggaactcgtaacatttcgcttttatatatttagataagttATTGAAACAAGTGGACGCCGCGACGAAATTCTTTTTCTCAAACCCGCGTTACTTGAAATcgtttttaataatacataaatgaTGAAGCCTAATCGTTTAGAAGTGAGAATGCCACCAGATGAACCTTAATTAATATGTTCAAAGGTTCTCATAGATCACAGGTAGGTATCAAGTTACATGTTTGAACTTTTTATTGAGAGTTGCAGGTAGTCtgcaatttattaaattatcttctttttatgtatatagccaataaataaatgaaatcggATCACGCGTTAATGAGTTACAGTTAAATAGACATTGTGACTCATAGAATATAATACTTTCTTACGATGTGACCTTCATCTCTCATGAGGCAATGGTGCTAATTTTCAGGATAAAATAATCCTATAACGTCTTGACATGATTTGTATTGCAGGATATCACTATGCACAGTTTGTGCGATGCTCACTTGCTGCTTGACTTTGACGATATTGACTGTGATGCTGCTAGGTATTGGCATCGGGTATCACTACTGTTTTGTACAAAACTCCGTAGATGCCATGGGTATGTTGTCTATTTTAAGCCTATTGTTAAATAGGGTTGTGCcaataaaataagtaggtacattatattaAGCAGATTTCCTGCAGTCCGTCTTGGAGAACTTGCAAGTTATCATACACAGTGGGTTATCCAACCAAAACCCAATACGGCAATACCTAAAATACTTTTCAACAGCAATTAAACGACTCATATTCGGCTATAGAGCACGAATCTCGTCTCAAAATGTATGGAGTTGGGCCTTAGTAAACCACACTGGCTAATTGGCtggtggattggcagacttcacactcttagcaaattaagaaaattctcaggtaggtatacaggtttcctcgcgtttttccttcactgtttgagacacgtgatatttattttcttattaaaacgcacatagctgaaaagttggagatgcatgtcaggacctacgccctccaaatcgagagcagaggtcatatccactgggctaacaggTCTAAAACACTATTAtcttgtattattatgtattctattGCTATTATTTCTTACAGCTAAAGCCGCTGCATCCGCGGGTGCTTTGCGTTCGGGCCAAGCTGAGCCCGGCCCCGTGATGCGCTCCTTAGGCAGGGCGGCGACGCGCGGGTTTGCGCACAGAGTCGCGCGGCGCGACGTCGCCGGTCCGCCCGACTCCAATGCGACCATAGACAACTCTACTACTTTCGCCGCGCCCGGTAATTTTACGACAACTCTCACAAAATTGGGGTTCagttgatattaaaaataaaatgcattgtTTACaagaattacttttatttttagaatcatTCTCTACCGCCGATTAGGAAAATGGAAAATACGAAATGACGGCTCATTTGTAGATTGGTAACTaggtaaaatttttaaactatgCTCGTACTGAGAAGTTTGGCTAGTGTTGCcacagtataaaatacaaaatacattcaGACGAACATAGAACCTCTTTTTGGAATGAAGAAATTGGCCCAGTTAAATGGGATCTCTGGCATAGTAATGATGCGTCGATTGCAACAGTGCAAATATCCTAAgagctcccgcacacgggccaccggccacagccaccgctaccggcatatttcctgtagttttcatacattttatatgaaatGGAGGCCAGTGGCCGCTACACGCTACAATTGTCACTGCTCTTTTCTTGTGGCCCGCATCGGCCACTAAACAccgacacaaaacgccgcaGCACGCCATTCGCGCGATTaagatactgcatgtatgggttacaAAAGTAGTAGCCACCGATTataagtgtcgaccaccggtcacaagtggctgtcgcgcgcttcagctactttcgtggccccttcttgcttcttgtagcggcgtttgtggctgtcgcgcgtGACCCGTATGCGGCGACACTTATAGATGCAGCATTAAGTATTCTATGCAGCAGCAGCTGTCGGCTCAGTACTGTTCAAAGGACGCAGGAATGGTATCTCTGTGGAGGTTACATTCCTCGATCGACGGAATCTTCCAATCAGTCGGCGCGTTAACTCTCTTTCTTGTGGCGACAACTCTACTTTGTGAGGATACCTGTGAAATAAAGGTGTAGTAAATGATAAATCATAAAGCAGAAAGTTGGCTTGTGTAaacgagctaatctctggaactcaCAGTAGGATTGcaaaagttatttttgtatttagacATTTTAGATTTTTATGAGAAGTGATGTTACGTCATTCCTCAATGGAAATGTATTTATATGGAAGTTCACATAACCTTTGCATCTAATTTCGCTTGTAGGGTTTTGTCATAGGTCAATGTCATAGGTATATCTACAAAGAAAGGCCAAATCATGACGTGAATTGAGATATTCGTCGTAAATCCAAGCTTTTTAATAAAGTTGCATAATGGCTTTTGGTCTAGCTATAAGATATTCGAAATCAGCAACTAAATCTAACCTTTCAGTTTCAAGAAGCACAACTGCTGTTTGTGTCGTCTCCAAGTAAACACGCTCGTCTGGTCTTCTCGTTTGGTAAAccactaaaaattttaaagatgTGTAACTCCTTAAACATACTCGATTAAGCTATGAAATGCtaaagttttctttcttttaagaaagtagcagccattggcgtatctaggattatttcctagggtgggcctggcccctgATATTCCGCTGAGCAGAGTCGTCACTCAATATAGAAATTTCGTTTACAACATTCGTTGACGCTGGCCTCTGAAACGAGTCGACTGATTtcattgatttttctttgtatattttgtgtccattatagaattttaaatcggtaacCCACAATTCTACGGTGGGCACTTGACCATTCTAGGATGGGCACGGTCCACCCGGCTCCCCCTCTAAATATAGTAGCTGCTACGAGTTGAAAAGAAGTGTACACTCTCTCGCCTCAGACAGACGTTGAGGCAGATCATATCATTAACATGTTATAGTGATATTTAAAGTTAAGGTgtgattgtatttatttatgacgCGTGTCCACTCGTGGCACAAGATAAGTGTGAATGCTTTCATACTAGTTGTTATAAGAAATCGATTACGTTcagatgcgtcacgacacgtcatgtcagacaaatataattctgaatataaagtctgccaatctacattggaACAGCGTCTGAGATCCAAATGTGGCCGTTCAAATAGACTGAATTTGACTTACCAGGCTCCGATCGCTCGTCGGATTGGTTGACTGCAACCAGTCGCACGACTGGTCGCTCGTCGACACCTGATCGTCTTACTACTGAAGATTCTGTCGTCGATCTGGATGTCACTAATAAAACAAACGAGTTAAACTTTGAGACATGCGACGTAATAATAGAGATATTGAAATCTGTATATAAGATTATTATCGTTACATTTGCTCTCGTCTGCtgctttcatttcatttattaaaaggtttatttcaataagacaTG
This genomic stretch from Bicyclus anynana chromosome 14, ilBicAnyn1.1, whole genome shotgun sequence harbors:
- the LOC112048227 gene encoding transmembrane protein 203 isoform X2, whose amino-acid sequence is MFFTLNEIVQWLGLTVFEIWINLITIAIFTALLALKIDGVVNSAWWTIFAPLFVSDAMNAYFCCIVCIRMTLEVSYKASLYRVSWSCIFLGLTFVFKFLLCRKLQGDSAIEYSEVFAPLFILLQLIAVRACQLHQ
- the LOC112048227 gene encoding ribonuclease P protein subunit p20 isoform X1; translation: MGDENNVKKKQDQRNPKRLPNKKYAIKKRLPLRPIEGDNVIFVTKKTNFKAQLEKCCDLLSKGEKEIILHGLGAAIQRCCNLALQLELLFSGTCQIEVNTGTVDIIDDLEPLTDDVDFGTQVRHSSSIHIRVFRNAMLGANK
- the LOC112048228 gene encoding uncharacterized protein LOC112048228, whose protein sequence is MGCVCCSISSFVSIILDALERISLCTVCAMLTCCLTLTILTVMLLGIGIGYHYCFVQNSVDAMAKAAASAGALRSGQAEPGPVMRSLGRAATRGFAHRVARRDVAGPPDSNATIDNSTTFAAPGNFTTTLTKLGFS